One window of Trichomycterus rosablanca isolate fTriRos1 chromosome 2, fTriRos1.hap1, whole genome shotgun sequence genomic DNA carries:
- the LOC134303242 gene encoding tigger transposable element-derived protein 1-like: MQSAEEGHVTPVDLQQEGFQKKLIKKEEDDDDDFFYEGSIIPVVTSEEHLTPGDQQCGGFHMKPVKKEEPEGKDELSEGSIIPVEHVTSEEHLTPADQQCGGFQMKPVKKEEAEDKHELLKPFVTSPKRSAPSTASGAVPKRQRKMLTIAEKVKLLDMLKERNNYAAVGRHYGINESTVRYIKKDEKNIRSTAAVSLNQGAKRVVSGRNKAVVRMESALGIWIEDCRKKNIPVDTNIIREKAKKLYDRIVDAGDALDDDPQPGTSAEPPSKRSEFTASKGWFEKFKKRFNLASVNLHGEAASADKVEAEKYVADTFKAIIEEGGYRPEQVFNMDETTLFWKRMPSRTFIMKEEAQAPGFKAHKDRITLVMCGNAAGFMIKPGLIYKSKNPRALKNKNKNLLPVYWMHNPKAWITRFLTSDWFHQCFIPEVKIYLAEKGLEFKVLLLLDDAEGHPLDLSNQGVKIEFLPPNTTSLIQPMDQGVIRAFKALYTRNTLQNMVEAMDMDDDFSLKEYWRKYMITSCLVNVQKALNDMKKETVNACWKKLWPEVVHDYKGFSAEEIHHSAVDKAVRLAKLLGGEGFDDMTFDDINELLNAHSEPLSEEDLADMTKSASEEEKKQEDPAQEEDVGLSLERLTTILRIAKDLQTSVEEWDPQMIRSLQFRNALDDATEVYKNLLTQMKKQRQQLPITMFLTRKTPPSTPSVEEETPDKSAAQSPEEDPLEKL; the protein is encoded by the exons atgcagtcagcagaagagggacacgtcacccctgTAGATCTACAACAAGAAGGATTCCaaaagaaactaataaaaaaggaggaagatgatgatgatgatttcttct ATGAAGGATCCATAATCCCTGtggtcacctctgaggaacacctcaccccaggggaccaacagtgtggaggtttccacatgaagcctgtgaagaaggaagaacctgaaggtaaagatgaactca gtgaaggatccataatccctgtggaacatgtcacctctgaggaacacctcaccccagcggaccaacagtgtggaggtttccagatgaagcctgtgaagaaggaagaagctgaagatAAACATGAACTCC TCAAGCCCTTCGTCACGTCTCCAAAACGATCTGCTCCTTCTACTGCTTCCGGGGCCGTGCCCAAGCGTCAACGGAAGATGCTAACGATCGCCGAAAAGGTAAAACTTTTGGATATGTTGAAGGAAAGGAATAACTACGCGGCTGTAGGACGCCATTACGGCATCAATGAGTCCACGGTTCGTTATATTAAGAAGGATGAAAAGAATATAAGATCTACGGCCGCAGTGTCCCTTAACCAGGGCGCAAAACGAGTTGTAAGTGGGCGTAATAAGGCTGTAGTCCGGATGGAATCTGCTCTAGGGATTTGGATTGAAGACTGCCGGAAGAAGAACATCCCCGTGGACACCAATATCATCCGAGAGAAGGCCAAGAAACTTTATGATAGGATTGTGGATGCCGGGGATGCTCTAGACGACGACCCTCAACCTGGAACTTCTGCTGAACCCCCCAGCAAGAGAAGTGAATTTACTGCCAGCAAGGGCTGGTTTGAAAAATTCAAGAAAAGGTTCAACTTGGCCAGCGTGAACCTGCACGGAGAGGCTGCCTCCGCAGACAAAGTCGAAGCGGAGAAATATGTCGCCGACACGTTCAAGGCGATCATTGAGGAAGGCGGATATCGGCCTGAACAAGTGTTTAATATGGATGAGACCACCCTATTTTGGAAGCGGATGCCGTCTCGTACTTTTATAATGAAGGAAGAGGCACAAGCCCCGGGGTTTAAGGCTCACAAAGATCGCATCACGCTGGTCATGTGCGGCAATGCTGCGGGCTTTATGATAAAGCCTGGGCTCATTTATAAGTCCAAAAACCCTCGGGCCCtgaaaaacaagaataaaaacCTGCTGCCTGTGTACTGGATGCACAACCCGAAGGCCTGGATTACGAGATTCCTGACGTCGGATTGGTTTCACCAGTGTTTCATCCCAGAAGTAAAAATCTATCTGGCAGAGAAAGGGCTGGAGTTCAAAGTCCTTTTACTTCTGGACGATGCTGAAGGTCATCCCTTGGATCTATCCAACCAAGGAGTAAAAATAGAGTTTTTGCCGCCGAATACAACGTCACTGATTCAGCCAATGGATCAAGGAGTTATCCGGGCCTTCAAGGCGTTGTACACCAGGAACACTTTGCAAAACATGGTCGAAGCAATGGACATGGACGACGACTTTTCCCTGAAGGAGTACTGGCGTAAGTACATGATCACATCGTGTCTGGTGAACGTGCAGAAGGCCCTTAACGACATGAAGAAAGAGACGGTTAATGCCTGCTGGAAGAAATTGTGGCCAGAAGTCGTGCACGACTATAAGGGCTTTTCTGCAGAAGAAATTCATCACTCGGCGGTGGACAAGGCAGTCAGGCTGGCAAAACTGCTAGGAGGAGAAGGATTCGACGACATGACCTTTGATGACATCAATGAGCTGCTCAATGCCCACTCCGAACCGCTGAGCGAAGAAGATTTGGCCGACATGACCAAGTCAGCGAGCGAGGAAGAGAAGAAACAAGAGGACCCAGCACAAGAAGAAGACGTCGGCCTAAGTCTCGAGCGTCTCACAACCATTCTACGGATAGCAAAAGATCTCCAGACATCGGTTGAAGAATGGGACCCGCAAATGATTCGTTCTTTGCAATTTAGAAATGCTCTTGACGATGCCACGGAAGTATATAAAAACCTccttacacaaatgaaaaagCAGCGGCAGCAACTGCCCATCACGATGTTCCTTACCCGCAAAACGCCGCCTAGTACGCCTTCAGTGGAAGAGGAAACTCCAGACAAAAGCGCTGCACAGTCGCCTGAAGAGGATCCTTTAGAAAAGCTGTAA